One Prevotella intermedia ATCC 25611 = DSM 20706 DNA window includes the following coding sequences:
- a CDS encoding ABC-F family ATP-binding cassette domain-containing protein gives MITLSNIAVQFGKRVLYKDVNIKFTPGNIYGVIGANGAGKSTLLRAISGDLEPNKGTITLGTGERLSVLEQDHFKYDEFKVMDTVLMGHEPLWKNMKEREELYAKPEMTEEDGNRAADLELKFAEMNGWEAESEAAQLLQHLGVQEDAHQKRVGELSNTEKVRVMLAKALFGKPDNLLLDEPTNDLDLETVEWLEDYLGEIEETQTVLVVSHDRHFLDAVSTQTIDIDFGKVTVFAGNYSFWYESSQLALRQAQNQKLKAEEKKQQLEEFIRRFSANVAKSKQTTSRKKMLEKLNVEEIRPSSRKYPGIIFQMEREPGNQILEVEDLKAVDEDGTVLFDHVNFNVEKEQKVVFLSRNPKAMTALFNIINGEREAQAGTYNWGITITTAYLPLDNTKYFDCDMNLVDWLSQYGPGNEVVMKGFLGRMLFKQEEVEKKVNVLSGGEKMRCMIARMQLQNANCLILDTPTNHLDLESIQAFNNNLVGFKGNILFSSHDHEFIGTVANRIIELTPNGTIDKLMSYDEYIHDEQIKEQKAKMYQV, from the coding sequence ATGATTACACTTTCAAACATTGCCGTTCAATTCGGAAAAAGAGTTCTGTACAAGGACGTTAATATCAAGTTTACTCCGGGAAATATCTATGGCGTTATCGGAGCTAATGGCGCAGGAAAATCAACACTGCTTCGTGCCATATCTGGCGATTTGGAGCCCAACAAGGGAACCATTACGTTAGGAACAGGAGAACGTTTGTCGGTATTGGAGCAGGACCACTTTAAGTACGATGAATTTAAGGTAATGGACACCGTGCTTATGGGGCACGAACCGCTTTGGAAGAATATGAAGGAGCGCGAGGAGCTTTACGCTAAACCGGAAATGACAGAAGAGGACGGAAACCGCGCTGCCGACTTGGAACTGAAGTTTGCCGAAATGAATGGTTGGGAGGCCGAAAGCGAAGCTGCCCAGTTGTTACAGCACTTAGGCGTGCAGGAAGACGCCCACCAGAAACGAGTTGGCGAACTGTCGAATACGGAAAAGGTGCGTGTAATGTTGGCAAAGGCATTGTTCGGAAAGCCCGACAACCTTTTGCTCGATGAGCCTACCAACGACCTTGACCTTGAAACGGTGGAATGGTTGGAAGATTATCTTGGCGAAATAGAAGAGACACAAACGGTGCTTGTTGTATCGCACGACCGCCACTTCCTTGATGCTGTAAGTACACAGACGATTGATATCGACTTCGGTAAGGTTACGGTGTTTGCCGGTAACTATTCGTTCTGGTACGAAAGTTCGCAGTTGGCTTTGCGTCAGGCACAGAACCAAAAGTTGAAAGCTGAAGAAAAGAAGCAGCAACTGGAAGAATTTATCCGCCGTTTCTCTGCCAATGTGGCAAAAAGCAAGCAGACTACTTCGCGCAAGAAGATGCTTGAGAAACTGAATGTAGAGGAAATCCGCCCGTCAAGCCGTAAATATCCAGGCATCATCTTCCAAATGGAGCGCGAGCCGGGAAACCAAATCTTGGAAGTAGAAGACTTGAAAGCCGTTGATGAAGACGGAACAGTATTGTTCGACCACGTGAATTTCAATGTCGAGAAAGAGCAGAAAGTAGTGTTCTTGTCTCGCAATCCGAAGGCAATGACGGCTTTGTTCAACATTATCAATGGTGAGCGAGAAGCCCAGGCTGGCACTTACAACTGGGGCATAACCATTACAACGGCTTATTTGCCACTCGACAATACTAAATACTTCGACTGCGATATGAATCTTGTCGATTGGCTTTCACAATATGGTCCGGGTAACGAGGTTGTGATGAAAGGCTTCCTCGGTCGTATGCTGTTTAAGCAGGAAGAGGTAGAGAAGAAAGTCAATGTGTTGTCTGGAGGCGAGAAAATGCGTTGTATGATAGCACGTATGCAGTTGCAAAATGCCAACTGCTTGATACTTGATACTCCTACAAACCACCTCGATTTGGAGAGTATTCAGGCATTCAACAATAACCTTGTTGGCTTTAAGGGTAATATTCTCTTCAGTTCTCACGACCACGAATTCATCGGAACTGTTGCCAACCGTATCATCGAATTAACACCGAACGGTACGATTGATAAGCTTATGAGCTACGATGAGTATATTCACGACGAGCAGATAAAGGAACAAAAAGCTAAGATGTACCAAGTTTAA
- the grpE gene encoding nucleotide exchange factor GrpE, protein MSKKNKKIEIEDEETKLQDEETVQEENTASEEEILSEADNEETSEAETNEEDEAEQKDDSAEAEEWKDKYIRLYAEFENYKKRTLKEKAELILNGGEKTITAILPILDDFERAITDKTEDATAIKEGFDLIFKKFLKTLEGIGVNKIETEDKDFNVDYHEAIAMVPGMGDDKKGKIIDCVQTGYMLNDKVIRHAKVAVGQ, encoded by the coding sequence ATGAGCAAAAAGAATAAGAAGATAGAAATAGAAGACGAAGAAACAAAGTTGCAGGACGAAGAAACCGTGCAAGAAGAAAATACTGCTTCAGAGGAAGAAATATTGTCAGAAGCTGATAACGAAGAAACTTCGGAAGCTGAAACCAATGAAGAAGACGAAGCAGAGCAGAAAGACGACAGCGCAGAAGCTGAAGAGTGGAAAGACAAGTATATTCGTCTTTATGCTGAATTTGAGAACTATAAGAAGCGAACGCTGAAGGAAAAAGCAGAGCTTATACTTAATGGTGGCGAGAAAACCATTACAGCAATTCTTCCTATTCTCGACGATTTTGAACGCGCCATTACAGATAAGACAGAAGATGCAACAGCCATTAAAGAAGGTTTCGACCTTATTTTCAAGAAGTTCTTAAAGACTTTGGAAGGTATTGGCGTAAATAAGATTGAAACAGAAGATAAAGATTTCAATGTAGATTATCACGAAGCAATTGCAATGGTGCCAGGAATGGGCGATGACAAGAAAGGCAAAATCATTGATTGTGTACAAACTGGCTATATGCTGAATGATAAAGTAATTCGCCACGCCAAGGTTGCAGTAGGACAATAA
- the dnaJ gene encoding molecular chaperone DnaJ: MAKRDYYEVLGVEKNASDDEIKKAYRKLAIKYHPDRNPDDAKAEEKFKEAAEAYSILSDPQKRQQYDQFGFDGPSFGGGNPFGGGGFSMDDIFSMFGDVFGGHGGSGFGGFGGGSRQAPKYKGADLRLKVRLSLQEVATGVTKKFKVRKDVACEHCHGTGAEGGSGTETCPNCHGSGMEIRTQQSIFGMVQTQTTCHVCGGEGTVIKNKCTHCHGDGVVKGEEVVEINIPAGVAEGMVVNVPNKGNAGKHNGITGNIQVYIEEEDNDTFIRDGQNVIYNLLLDFPTAVLGGQVEIPTIDGSSVKIKIEEGTQPGKTLRLRGKGLPAVQGYGRGMGDLIVQISVYVPKTLSKSERNAIEEFKESDNFKGDSYTKRSIFDNFKKLFS, from the coding sequence ATGGCAAAAAGAGATTACTACGAAGTCTTGGGCGTGGAAAAGAATGCTTCGGACGACGAAATAAAGAAGGCGTATAGAAAGCTCGCTATTAAATATCACCCAGACAGAAATCCTGACGATGCAAAAGCAGAGGAAAAGTTCAAGGAAGCTGCAGAAGCATACAGCATTTTGAGCGACCCACAGAAGCGACAGCAATACGACCAGTTCGGATTTGACGGACCAAGCTTTGGTGGTGGCAATCCATTTGGTGGCGGTGGCTTCTCAATGGACGATATATTCTCTATGTTTGGCGATGTCTTCGGTGGGCATGGCGGTAGTGGCTTTGGAGGTTTCGGCGGTGGAAGCCGTCAGGCTCCTAAATATAAAGGTGCCGATTTGCGCCTGAAAGTCAGACTTTCATTGCAGGAAGTAGCTACGGGGGTTACCAAGAAGTTCAAGGTACGCAAAGATGTAGCCTGCGAACATTGCCACGGAACGGGTGCCGAAGGCGGTAGTGGCACAGAAACGTGTCCTAATTGCCATGGTAGCGGTATGGAAATTCGTACCCAGCAGAGTATCTTCGGTATGGTGCAGACACAAACAACCTGCCACGTATGTGGTGGAGAAGGTACTGTTATAAAGAACAAATGTACACATTGCCACGGCGACGGTGTAGTGAAAGGCGAGGAAGTTGTTGAAATCAACATTCCTGCAGGTGTTGCCGAAGGAATGGTCGTGAATGTTCCAAACAAGGGAAATGCAGGTAAACACAATGGCATAACAGGCAATATACAAGTTTATATCGAAGAAGAAGACAACGATACATTCATTCGTGATGGACAGAATGTTATCTACAACTTGTTACTCGACTTCCCCACGGCTGTCTTGGGTGGTCAGGTTGAAATTCCAACAATAGATGGAAGTTCTGTGAAAATAAAGATAGAAGAAGGCACACAACCTGGCAAAACGCTTCGTTTAAGAGGCAAAGGACTTCCTGCCGTGCAGGGCTATGGCAGAGGAATGGGCGACCTTATCGTACAAATAAGTGTTTATGTGCCAAAGACACTGTCAAAATCAGAACGCAATGCCATTGAAGAATTTAAGGAAAGCGACAACTTCAAGGGAGATAGCTATACGAAACGTTCCATTTTTGATAACTTCAAGAAACTATTCAGCTAA
- a CDS encoding bifunctional folylpolyglutamate synthase/dihydrofolate synthase produces MTYKETTEYLYNSTPVFEHVGASAYKEGLSTTLALDEYFGRPHQNFRSIHIAGSNGKGSCSHTLAAILQADGYKVGLYTSPHLIDFRERIRVNGKMISEQYVIDFVENHRNFFEPLHPSFFELTTAMAFKYFAEQQVDFAIIEVGLGGRLDCTNIINPLLSIITNISLDHTQFLGDTLSKIAYEKAGIIKQGTPVVVGEALPETRVVFEAKAQEMDAMIVFAEDIPMVQSASVNPKRGRIYQTRLFGTIEGELGGIYQDKNTNTLLTAVMQLYNKQIIRNIDSVAKGFSNVCEETGLMGRWQQIQQNPTVVCDTGHNEAGWKDLSLQIKSQKYRTLRIVFGMVDDKDIEAVMALLPENAIYYWTQPSTKRAFSADKVARIGKQYNLEGRTFVDVAEAYEQALSEAESDDFIFVGGSSYIVADFLSKF; encoded by the coding sequence ATGACTTACAAGGAAACAACAGAATACTTATACAACAGCACCCCCGTCTTTGAGCACGTGGGTGCTTCTGCTTATAAGGAGGGTTTATCTACAACCCTCGCATTGGACGAATACTTCGGGCGACCGCATCAAAACTTCCGTTCTATCCATATTGCAGGAAGCAACGGAAAAGGTTCTTGCTCGCATACATTGGCTGCAATACTCCAAGCCGATGGCTATAAAGTAGGGCTTTACACAAGTCCACACCTCATAGACTTCAGGGAACGCATCAGGGTGAACGGCAAGATGATTTCCGAACAATACGTAATTGATTTTGTTGAAAACCATCGTAACTTCTTCGAACCATTGCACCCATCGTTCTTTGAACTGACTACTGCAATGGCTTTCAAGTATTTTGCCGAACAACAGGTAGACTTTGCCATTATAGAAGTGGGCTTGGGCGGTCGGTTGGATTGCACCAACATTATCAATCCCTTGCTCTCCATCATTACCAACATTTCGCTCGACCACACCCAATTCTTGGGCGATACATTATCAAAGATAGCATACGAAAAGGCTGGCATTATAAAACAAGGCACTCCTGTCGTAGTTGGCGAAGCACTACCCGAAACCCGTGTCGTGTTTGAAGCAAAGGCACAGGAGATGGACGCAATGATTGTATTTGCCGAAGACATTCCTATGGTACAATCGGCAAGTGTCAATCCGAAGAGGGGACGCATATACCAGACCCGCTTATTCGGTACGATAGAGGGCGAATTGGGTGGAATCTACCAAGACAAGAATACCAACACGCTGCTAACGGCAGTGATGCAGCTTTACAATAAGCAGATAATCAGGAACATAGACAGCGTTGCAAAAGGTTTCTCAAATGTGTGTGAAGAGACGGGATTAATGGGTAGATGGCAGCAGATACAGCAAAACCCGACTGTCGTCTGCGACACTGGGCACAACGAAGCAGGCTGGAAAGACTTGTCATTGCAAATTAAAAGTCAAAAGTATCGCACGTTGCGCATTGTCTTTGGTATGGTAGACGACAAGGACATAGAGGCTGTTATGGCACTTCTGCCTGAAAATGCCATTTACTATTGGACACAACCCAGCACAAAGCGTGCATTCTCGGCTGACAAGGTAGCAAGAATAGGCAAACAATACAACCTTGAGGGCAGGACGTTTGTAGATGTTGCAGAAGCTTACGAGCAAGCATTGAGCGAGGCAGAAAGCGACGACTTCATATTTGTAGGTGGTTCGAGCTATATTGTTGCCGACTTTTTAAGCAAATTCTAA
- a CDS encoding MFS transporter: MNNTKQNGSIIAIITMMFLYAMISFVTNLAAPIGVIWKNIFGGESANTVGMLGNAMNFLAYFFMGIPAGKMLVRVGYKKTALIGIAIGFFGVLTQFCSGFFTDAKITGFVIYLLGAFISGFCVCMLNTVVNPMLNLIGGGGNRGNQLNMIGGTLNSLSGTLTPLFVGSLIGEVTKNTSIIDVNPVLYIAMGVFVVAFVILSYIPIQDPKNSKTGTNVTFEHSPWNFRHFVLGAIAIFVYVGVEVGIPGTLIYYLSDTTAIGGGLPKATATAIAGSVAATYWFLMLIGRFIAGFIASKISSRTLMSCTTILAMILITTAIVLGKSAAVSMPVFTGSAFNMVVVPVSALLLVLCGLCTSVMWPCIFNLATEGLGKYTEPASGIFMMMVVGGGLLPLLQNFIADQSGYLVSYFVPLAGVAYMCFYTLIGSKNVNKDIPVD; this comes from the coding sequence ATGAATAATACTAAACAAAATGGAAGCATCATTGCGATTATTACAATGATGTTTCTTTATGCAATGATTTCGTTTGTAACAAATCTTGCTGCTCCAATCGGAGTTATTTGGAAAAATATCTTTGGTGGCGAAAGTGCCAATACGGTGGGTATGCTTGGCAATGCTATGAACTTTCTTGCCTATTTCTTTATGGGAATCCCCGCAGGAAAGATGCTTGTGCGTGTAGGATACAAGAAAACGGCTCTCATTGGTATTGCCATTGGTTTCTTCGGCGTACTGACTCAGTTCTGCTCGGGCTTCTTTACCGATGCGAAGATTACAGGATTTGTTATTTATCTCTTAGGAGCGTTCATCTCAGGTTTCTGTGTTTGTATGCTGAACACAGTGGTTAATCCGATGTTGAACCTTATCGGAGGCGGTGGAAATCGTGGAAATCAGCTTAATATGATAGGTGGAACGCTCAATTCGCTGTCGGGAACCCTTACGCCGCTTTTTGTTGGCTCGCTGATTGGAGAAGTAACAAAGAACACATCTATCATTGACGTTAATCCAGTTCTTTACATTGCAATGGGTGTATTCGTGGTAGCATTCGTTATTCTATCGTATATTCCTATTCAAGACCCAAAGAACAGCAAGACAGGAACCAATGTTACATTTGAACATTCTCCTTGGAACTTCCGCCATTTCGTATTAGGCGCAATCGCTATTTTCGTGTATGTGGGCGTAGAAGTAGGTATTCCTGGAACACTTATTTACTACCTTTCTGATACGACTGCCATTGGTGGAGGACTTCCTAAGGCTACAGCCACAGCCATTGCAGGTTCTGTTGCTGCAACCTATTGGTTCTTAATGCTCATAGGACGTTTCATTGCAGGTTTCATTGCCAGCAAAATTTCGAGCAGGACATTAATGTCGTGCACCACCATTCTTGCTATGATACTCATCACCACAGCTATTGTATTAGGTAAGAGCGCAGCCGTTTCGATGCCTGTATTCACTGGTTCAGCTTTCAATATGGTAGTTGTACCTGTTTCTGCATTGTTACTTGTACTTTGCGGACTGTGCACCAGCGTTATGTGGCCGTGTATCTTCAACCTTGCAACCGAAGGTCTTGGAAAATACACAGAGCCTGCTTCGGGTATATTTATGATGATGGTAGTAGGTGGTGGCTTGCTTCCGTTGCTCCAAAACTTCATAGCCGACCAGTCTGGCTATCTTGTTTCATACTTTGTTCCACTCGCTGGTGTGGCTTATATGTGCTTCTACACTCTGATAGGCAGCAAGAATGTAAACAAGGATATTCCTGTTGATTAA
- a CDS encoding L-threonylcarbamoyladenylate synthase — MIQQEDIRKAVEVLQKGGVILYPTDTVWGIGCDATNPEAVAKVYEIKRRDDSKALVCLVDSDARLQRYVRNVPDVAWQLIDAVVKPTTLILDEAVNLAPNLIGEDGSIGIRITNEPFSKELCYRFQKAIVSTSANISGEPAAQNYRDISEEILSAVDYVCTSRRQEHKPHQPSTIIKVGATGEINIIRK; from the coding sequence ATGATACAACAAGAAGATATTAGAAAGGCGGTTGAAGTGTTGCAAAAGGGTGGGGTGATACTCTATCCAACCGATACTGTATGGGGAATTGGCTGCGATGCCACCAATCCCGAAGCTGTGGCTAAGGTTTATGAGATAAAACGTCGCGATGATTCCAAGGCATTGGTTTGCCTTGTCGATTCCGATGCACGCTTGCAACGATATGTACGCAATGTTCCCGATGTGGCATGGCAACTTATTGATGCCGTGGTAAAGCCGACGACATTGATACTTGACGAAGCTGTAAACCTTGCGCCCAACCTTATAGGCGAAGATGGTTCTATCGGTATAAGAATAACCAACGAACCTTTCTCGAAAGAGTTGTGTTACCGTTTTCAGAAAGCAATAGTCAGCACATCGGCAAATATTAGTGGCGAACCTGCTGCACAGAACTATCGCGACATTTCAGAAGAAATATTGTCGGCTGTAGACTACGTTTGTACTTCTCGCCGACAAGAGCATAAGCCACATCAACCATCTACGATAATAAAGGTTGGTGCGACAGGCGAAATAAACATAATAAGAAAATAA
- a CDS encoding chloride channel protein, with protein sequence MANENNSNIISRIDEWRKTNISDRQFVLVLAFIVGFLAAVAAYVLHIIIGEIEKLITSGFRMTTINWLYLLYPVIGIWLTSLFVKYVVRDQISHGITRVLYAISTKRSKLKAHNTWTSIVASAITIGFGGSVGAEAPIVLTGSAIGSNLGRIFNMDRRTLMLLVGCGATAAVSGIFKAPIAGLVFTLEILMVDLTMASLLPILIASVTATCFSYFFTGGEPMYNFKMDYLWSLSKVPPTILLGIGCGFLSLYFMRVMSWCEDRYASLSNRPYLKLLAGGLVLSSLIFLFPSLYGEGYSSLRLFIEGNGEADWNQVLRGSMFAGQAKFLLLYVGLVALIKVFATSATNGAGGCGGTFAPSLFIGGFGGFFFARLWNVQQIGEYIPEKNFTLYGMAAVMAAVMHAPLTGVFLIAELTGGYHLFIPLIIVTISSYLTINIFEQHSIYAVRLARQGKLLTHHTDKAVMTMMNMQNIIDRDYTSVEPSMEMGKLVHAISSSRNNYIPVLNDGGILLGEIDITKLRHIIFRTELYHRFLVEQLMTPPPATIGVNDPMASVMKVFEKTGAQVLPVTELDGRLVGYISRARLYNLYRQLVADFSEE encoded by the coding sequence ATGGCAAACGAGAATAATAGCAATATAATCAGTCGAATAGACGAATGGCGTAAGACAAATATTTCCGACCGCCAGTTTGTATTGGTGCTTGCGTTTATTGTTGGCTTCTTGGCTGCCGTGGCAGCATACGTACTTCATATTATTATTGGCGAAATAGAAAAACTCATTACGTCAGGATTTCGTATGACTACCATCAACTGGCTGTATCTTCTTTATCCAGTTATTGGTATTTGGCTAACCAGTTTGTTTGTTAAGTATGTTGTCCGCGACCAGATTTCGCATGGAATTACGCGTGTGCTGTATGCAATTTCCACAAAACGCTCTAAACTGAAGGCGCACAATACGTGGACTTCCATTGTAGCATCGGCTATTACAATTGGTTTTGGTGGGTCGGTAGGAGCAGAGGCTCCTATTGTACTGACAGGGTCTGCCATTGGCAGTAACCTCGGCAGGATTTTCAATATGGACCGTCGAACGCTGATGCTATTGGTTGGTTGTGGTGCTACAGCTGCTGTTTCGGGTATTTTCAAAGCACCGATAGCAGGACTGGTGTTTACTTTGGAAATACTGATGGTAGACCTTACCATGGCATCTCTGTTGCCCATCTTGATAGCTTCGGTTACAGCCACTTGTTTTTCATACTTCTTTACAGGTGGCGAGCCAATGTATAACTTTAAGATGGACTATCTTTGGAGTCTTAGTAAAGTGCCGCCAACCATACTTTTAGGTATAGGCTGCGGTTTCCTTTCGCTTTACTTTATGCGTGTTATGTCGTGGTGCGAAGACCGATATGCAAGTCTTTCCAATCGTCCTTACCTTAAACTGTTGGCAGGTGGCTTGGTTTTGTCGTCGCTTATCTTTTTGTTTCCTTCCCTTTATGGCGAAGGTTATAGCAGCTTGCGCCTTTTTATAGAAGGTAATGGCGAAGCCGACTGGAATCAGGTGCTGCGAGGTTCAATGTTTGCAGGGCAAGCAAAGTTCTTGTTATTGTATGTTGGATTGGTAGCATTGATAAAGGTTTTTGCCACCAGTGCGACCAATGGGGCTGGCGGTTGTGGTGGTACGTTCGCCCCATCGCTGTTTATTGGCGGATTCGGAGGTTTCTTTTTTGCACGACTTTGGAATGTCCAACAGATAGGCGAGTATATTCCTGAAAAGAATTTTACGCTTTATGGTATGGCAGCAGTTATGGCAGCAGTTATGCATGCGCCATTGACTGGGGTATTCTTAATAGCCGAGCTTACAGGTGGTTATCATCTTTTCATTCCACTAATCATTGTAACCATCAGTTCGTATCTTACCATAAACATTTTTGAACAGCACAGCATTTATGCCGTTCGCTTGGCTCGACAAGGAAAACTCTTAACGCACCACACCGACAAGGCTGTAATGACAATGATGAACATGCAGAACATTATCGACCGCGACTATACTTCGGTAGAGCCAAGTATGGAAATGGGAAAACTTGTACACGCCATTAGCTCAAGTCGCAACAATTATATTCCGGTTCTTAACGATGGTGGAATACTATTAGGAGAAATCGACATTACAAAACTTCGACATATAATTTTCCGCACCGAACTGTACCATCGGTTTTTGGTGGAGCAGCTTATGACACCTCCACCGGCAACAATAGGCGTGAACGACCCAATGGCGAGCGTTATGAAAGTGTTTGAAAAGACAGGAGCACAGGTATTGCCTGTAACTGAACTTGACGGCAGACTTGTTGGTTATATTTCGCGTGCACGACTGTATAACCTGTATCGACAGCTGGTAGCCGACTTCAGTGAGGAATAG
- the fmt gene encoding methionyl-tRNA formyltransferase, whose protein sequence is MDKKDMRIVFMGTPEFAVESLKALVEGGYNVVGVVTQPDKPVGRHQETLQPPAVKVYAESVGLPVLQPVKMKDVEFLEQLRAWKADLQVVVAFRMLPEVVWSMPRFGTFNVHAALLPQYRGAAPINWAVINGETETGVTTFFLDKDIDTGRIINRKYFPIPDSANVEYVYDGLMRLGAELAIETINLLCEKVADDFDADKILSVMNEITEAQDESSDLRHAPKIFKETCEIDWKQKASTIYNFVRGLSPYPGSWSKMVSLDNTAVPATKMVLKIFEVAKTEKAVVAEPGTFIVENKKVYVNTNDFLLELKELQLSGKKRMDSRSFLNGFKQVEEYRLEKE, encoded by the coding sequence ATGGACAAGAAAGATATGAGAATCGTTTTTATGGGTACACCGGAATTTGCCGTAGAGTCGTTGAAGGCTTTAGTAGAAGGTGGTTATAATGTTGTGGGAGTTGTAACACAGCCCGATAAACCCGTAGGACGACATCAGGAAACACTCCAACCACCTGCCGTAAAGGTATATGCCGAATCGGTGGGTTTGCCAGTATTGCAACCTGTTAAAATGAAAGATGTTGAGTTCTTAGAGCAGTTGCGTGCTTGGAAGGCTGATTTGCAAGTGGTTGTAGCTTTTCGTATGCTTCCCGAAGTGGTCTGGTCGATGCCACGTTTTGGAACATTTAATGTTCATGCAGCCTTGTTGCCCCAATATCGTGGCGCAGCCCCTATAAACTGGGCAGTGATAAATGGTGAAACCGAAACAGGGGTAACAACTTTCTTCCTCGATAAAGATATTGACACGGGGCGAATTATAAATCGAAAGTATTTTCCTATTCCAGATAGCGCAAATGTAGAATATGTTTACGATGGACTGATGCGGTTAGGAGCAGAGTTAGCCATTGAAACGATAAACCTTTTGTGTGAAAAGGTTGCAGATGATTTTGATGCAGATAAAATCCTATCAGTGATGAACGAAATAACCGAAGCACAAGACGAATCATCAGACTTGCGCCATGCGCCGAAGATATTTAAAGAGACTTGCGAAATAGATTGGAAACAGAAAGCAAGTACAATTTATAACTTCGTTCGTGGACTTTCGCCTTATCCAGGATCGTGGTCAAAGATGGTTTCATTAGACAATACCGCTGTTCCAGCCACTAAAATGGTCTTGAAAATATTTGAAGTTGCAAAAACAGAGAAAGCTGTAGTAGCTGAACCAGGCACGTTTATAGTAGAAAATAAAAAGGTATATGTAAATACAAACGATTTTCTATTAGAATTAAAAGAATTGCAGCTTTCAGGCAAGAAACGTATGGATAGCCGTTCTTTCTTGAATGGCTTTAAACAGGTTGAAGAGTATAGATTAGAGAAAGAATAA